The following are encoded in a window of Brachyhypopomus gauderio isolate BG-103 chromosome 18, BGAUD_0.2, whole genome shotgun sequence genomic DNA:
- the brd10 gene encoding putative bromodomain-containing protein 10 isoform X2 codes for MFSKQSDLVTTDASCGGRRLRSAGLASWTSWDMKFQPAKISENEPSCLGGSLDHTGDMAEQRRILHHHLQDGLSSTVCKRVSRSEVKYGAAGCGRESGGLCNGAVSAGSESVVSHCIKSDLDVADGVREISEVCADDNDHDEDEDDDDLTLELQQAYKIFHSFLLEKHKAITAPFWRPVGPDDQRGQAPGNDMCFKKIDDKFVNREYESITDFVGDFRLMLENCYRFHGVDHWISKQAQKLEIILEQKLTLLSRTLREKTSLAVTSRGRFGTEDERGPAGTSSRRRSVPRSLAAITVGGCESIMVQALRLEEQRKAKEDKRQRELVKKEAEEASAKDLEEWEESLLSLAEPWPVATMWELPAVGHFLCLAQTALNLPEIVFFELERCLLMPRCSSFLAKVMTSLLCQPHRRATLHRRPALAYRRWEAELRRRVQGWFQAVGRAEDQAACAERLGLCRRFFWTLGETSPLEDTAFHLLPFNRRVWLLKGLCDHVYETQKDVQDAVLGQPIHECRESILGYDGQDNAYIHFPHFCGADLRIYCQSPCAPLAYPLPMLRVRKLEAGAKGSADLAGCLGLKEENGDIGGVGLYSWADKSNSPGATDISDESPPEQDVPDRLLFPYKEELPSPESVKEEFIEVEQRVKLKAPDEQVGEEESEPCLRVGGDCYRGKSPANSLSTDPLAASLPSNTSAARHDGPPTHQDWGPCPARSPGCGETPEGRRFKAAAGRTRSPAPPPAVAARPPSRKKKRKKKRERSTAVGAGKLGMKKRRRVRAARNSLRKAATSVKKKEKKKRKLGKKFDLKKPGEKIVKDLPQHPVEPAFKLVCTSLEELRDLISKTEDDLDELESTRKRCSRWFSKREAVKDLHITLIRLLNELSPWEPKLVKAFQRNRARLKKESDDFKKHPEYENFIREERAGPDGDAGTCREASSSADISRECSRGDPVASDCENHLEKESLGGLVNGTEIITTRSGSGPLTRSSKRRQIGVPDENLSPTKKVKMVFNDSVTLESPTEVKSKDAAGTNSESTDRISVASAPIGAFHGRCKPIQALLAKSVGNKVTLISHPQAAAMAGALTLPGKKASAAVAVTKPALSCQPAPDSTQTQAPTPQSSQKSPVQVVYKMPEGFSLVKKDGTPVKFSVQPVVDQATGEKVMQQVIILPSNVLVQNAEDKGSVQPSSTTPVSIPKTAMLLSSTAGITVPANKIPVQQVAPLKDTSVVTSSPAVSPVEQKRTSCRASSALIKTTDPSSALHRCPTPPSSSSESIKCDAKQELRTVCIRDSQSILVTTRGGNTGVVKVQTSGQSGDSVLPTSPVYTIPPHFQAFLVSKSSAMTTSTAHAKHTTTTATPLLSSVNKGTSFKSAALTPLRCVNPVIPSPLGQGTSSTGTLSNDSSASVVPIAGSVAKSPQTLVPVKSLTPIPFQSNTNVPSIVTAVQGDPQTSPFKNVSRSTQKSPQVCGLVPDPPTFQKVFVVTPTANLSVSASSITTASSPPTSTASRVMFMSQSASACSTVTILKGTMASESSMTATITSEARETRPNLGQVTGSTTLTKVPDINTMGLTATILDKAAVRNKKIVPPPEAAVKVASVTVSNAPDASSGFVFVQNSKPTANRCMPLNIKGPAKVVGSTYDKTVTFSTYGAGHMASSALLSAVQQKSLSLTTIASTSNVPNNRLERVVGSSTPSAGPTLGTIINKDTTILRSLTAGTATCLGTTLSPVIPPVITSMPGISHPVTLSTTIATRTASLTSRPVMTSMVSPPVNSNTATTTMQEKFVISTTTPLAPGTQLLINNTRFVVPAQGLGPGSHVLLVSSPALRQAGGQGTSPVLPVHRSPGGPAPPVASGVPGTLTVEHGGQTTGQHTSIGLQAPTHTLPQPPVSTTKIGPPGHVHKSLTAVRAPLVSTDSTALARVTQLGTVLPSGQQNPTSILRLPSILAPEGNITHGGVSCPPKIITVTSQSQRGSSSMATQAHIQTGFVTTPPKPQLPSIVPPVNPVNPRTSPVVSMPPMSSTVSRLQTLPVATVPPIGGTVNSSLTTAVAPVPLSVNTVIMAPCQSVRAVQPGNIRMPVVMTSPSQVHSKGVVHVPGAQSTHTSSKLLLSPDGAILNVLRSSTLQSLPVVANSVTAQLVVPTSDSVTGPVLNTLDSQRIITSDRNAEEPNN; via the exons ATGTTTTCAAAACAATCCGATTTAGTGACCACAGACGCCTCGTGTGGTGGCAGACGTCTTAGATCAGCGGGACTGGCCTCATGGACGTCGTGGGATATGAAGTTTCAACCTGCCAAGATTAGTGAGAATGAACCGAGCTGCCTAGGAGGATCCCTGGACCACACCGGCGACATGGCAGAGCAGAGACGCatcttacaccaccacctccaggaCGGGCTGTCCTCCACAGTCTGTAAGAGGGTTTCACGATCTGAAGTCAAATATGGAGCAGCTGGATGCGGGCGTGAGTCGGGGGGTCTGTGCAACGGTGCTGTGTCGGCAGGGTCGGAGAGTGTAGTTTCACACTGTATCAAAAGCGACTTGGACGTGGCCGACGGTGTGAGGGAAATCTCAGAGGTATGTGCGGACGACAACGACCACGACGAGGACGAGGACGACGACGACCTCACGCTGGAGCTCCAACAGGCGTACAAAATATTCCACAGTTTCCTGCTGGAGAAACACAAAGCCATTACTGCTCCCTTCTGGCGTCCTGTCGGTCCAGATGACCAGAGGGGCCAGGCACCTGGAAACGACATGTGCTTTAAAAAGATCGATGACAAGTTTGTGAACCGCGAGTATGAAAGTATTACTGACTTTGTGGGGGACTTTCGCCTGATGCTGGAGAACTGTTACAGGTTTCATGGCGTGGACCACTGGATCTCCAAACAGGCCCAGAAACTGGAGATCATTCTAGAACAAAAGCTAACTCTGCTGTCAAG GACGCTGAGAGAAAAGACCTCCTTGGCTGTGACCTCTAGGGGGCGTTTTGGCACTGAAGATGAGAGGGGTCCAGCTGGCACTTCCAGCAGGCGGAGGTCTGTGCCTCGGAGTCTGGCAGCCATTACAGTGGGGGGCTGTGAGTCCATAATGGTTCAGGCTCTCAGGCTGGAGGAGCAACGGAAAGCCAAAGAGGACAAAAG GCAACGAGAGCTTGTAAAGAAGGAGGCTGAGGAGGCGTCGGCCAAGGATctggaggagtgggaggagtctcTGCTGTCACTGGCCGAGCCGTGGCCTGTCGCCACCATGTGGGAGCTCCCTGCCGTCGGCCACTTCCTCTGCCTGGCCCAGACGGCGCTCAACCTGCCCGAGATCGTCTTCTTTGAGCTGGAGCGCTGCCTCCTTATGCCCCGCTGCAGCTCCTTCCTGGCCAAGGTCATGACCTCCCTGCTCTGCCAGCCCCATCGCAGGGCCACCCTCCACCGGCGCCCGGCCCTGGCCTACCGGCGCTGGGAGGCGGAGTTGAGGCGGAGGGTCCAGGGCTGGTTCCAGGCAGTGGGCCGGGCAGAGGACCAGGCTGCGTGCGCAGAGCGGCTGGGGCTGTGCCGCCGCTTTTTCTGGACGCTGGGCGAGACGAGTCCCCTGGAGGACACGGCCTTCCACCTGCTGCCCTTCAACCGGCGCGTCTGGTTGCTCAAGGGCCTGTGCGATCACGTGTACGAGACGCAGAAGGACGTACAGGACGCCGTGCTCGGGCAGCCCATCCACGAGTGCCGCGAGTCCATCCTGGGCTACGACGGCCAGGACAACGCCTACATCCACTTCCCGCACTTCTGCGGCGCCGACTTGCGGATCTACTGCCAGAGCCCCTGCGCGCCTCTTGCGTACCCTCTACCGATGCTCCGCGTGAGGAAACTAGAGGCAGGGGCCAAGGGCTCGGCAGACCTGGCTGGGTGCCTCGGCCTGAAAGAAGAAAACGGAGACATCGGTGGTGTGGGGCTGTACTCATGGGCTGATAAGAGCAATTCGCCTGGAGCCACCGACATCTCGGACGAAAGCCCACCGGAACAAGACGTACCCGACAGGTTATTGTTCCCTTATAAAGAGGAGCTGCCAAGTCCCGAGAGTGTGAAGGAGGAGTTCATCGAGGTCGAACAGAGAGTGAAGTTAAAAGCACCGGATGAACAGGTAGGCGAAGAGGAGTCCGAGCCCTGCCTCAGGGTGGGGGGCGACTGCTACCGAGGGAAGTCTCCCGCTAACTCCCTGAGCACTGACCCTTTAGCCGCTTCCCTACCATCCAACACGTCTGCTGCACGTCACGACGGCCCTCCAACGCACCAGGACTGGGGTCCCTGTCCGGCACGTTCTCCAGGCTGCGGCGAGACGCCGGAGGGTCGCCGCTTCAAAGCCGCGGCGGGCAGGACCCGCTCCCCGGCTCCTCCCCCGGCCGTAGCAGCAAGGCCGCCCTccaggaagaagaagaggaaaaaaaagagagagaggtccACGGCAGTCGGGGCAGGGAAGCTAGGCATGAAAAAACGCAGGCGGGTGAGAGCGGCTCGAAACAGCCTGCGCAAAGCTGCCACCTCCGtcaagaagaaggagaaaaagaagCGTAAGCTAG GAAAAAAGTTTGACCTGAAGAAACCTGGGGAGAAGATTGTGAAAGACCTTCCACAGCATCCTGTAGAGCCAGCGTTTAAG CTGGTCTGTACCAGTTTAGAGGAACTGAGGGATCTGATCAGTAAAACAGAGGATGACCTGGATGAACTGGAGAGCACCAGAAAGAGATGT AGTCGATGGTTCTCAAAAAGAGAAGCCGTGAAGGACCTTCACATAACTCTCATAAGATTGCTGAATGAGCTGTCGCCATGGGAACCCAAATTAGTAAAGGCCTTCCAAAGGAACAG GGCCAGATTAAAAAAGGAAAGTGACGATTTCAAAAAGCATCCTGAATATGAGAACTTCATCAGAGAAGAACGGGCGGGGCCTGACGGAGATGCAGGAACATGCAGAGAAGCATCTTCATCCGCAGACATAAGCAGAGAGTGTTCCAGAGGAGACCCTGTGGCCTCAG ATTGTGAAAATCATCTTGAAAAAGAGTCATTAGGAGGCTTAGTCAACGGAACCGAAATTATCACAACAAGAAGTGGTTCTGGACCTTTGACTCGCAGCTCAAAGCGCCGCCAGATTGGAGTCCCAGACGAGAACTTGAGTCCTACTAAAAAAGTGAAGATGGTCTTTAATGATTCTGTGACCCTTGAATCTCCGACTGAGGTTAAATCCAAGGATGCAGCAGGAACAAACTCGGAAAGCACCGACAGAATATCAGTGGCAAGTGCACCCATAGGCGCTTTTCATGGACGCTGTAAGCCAATCCAGGCGTTGTTGGCCAAGAGCGTTGGGAACAAAGTGACCTTAATAAGTCATCCACAGGCCGCTGCCATGGCTGGAGCTTTGACACTGCCAGGGAAGAAGGCGTCTGCTGCTGTGGCGGTGACCAAACCCGCACTGAGCTGTCAGCCGGCACCTGACAGCACACAAACCCAGGCACCGACTCCACAGTCTTCCCAGAAGAGTCCTGTGCAAGTTGTGTACAAGATGCCAGAGGGCTTTAGTTTGGTCAAGAAAGATGGCACCCCAGTTAAGTTTTCAGTGCAGCCTGTTGTGGACCAGGCGACGGGGGAAAAGGTGATGCAGCAAGTGATTATTCTTCCCTCCAACGTGCTCGTTCAAAATGCGGAGGACAAGGGGAGCGTCCAACCATCCAGCACCACACCAGTTTCAATTCCCAAGACTGCTATGCTTTTGTCCAGTACTGCTGGGATCACTGTGCCAGCAAACAAGATACCTGTCCAGCAGGTGGCACCATTAAAAGATACTAGCGTTGTCACATCATCTCCTGCTGTGTCACCCGTTGAACAAAAAAGAACATCTTGCAGGGCCTCATCTGCTCTGATAAAGACTACTGATCCAAGTTCAGCCTTACACAGATGCCCTACCCCTCCTTCATCATCTTCTGAGTCCATCAAATGTGATGCAAAGCAAGAGCTGAGGACCGTGTGCATCAGAGACTCTCAGTCCATCCTTGTAACAACCAGAGGGGGAAACACAGGAGTGGTGAAGGTGCAGACCTCAGGCCAGAGTGGAGACAGTGTTTTACCAACCAGCCCTGTTTACACCATCCCCCCACACTTTCAGGCTTTCCTGGTGTCCAAGTCATCTGCCATGACAACAAGCACTGCTCACGCTAAacacaccactactactgccACACCTTTGCTTTCATCAGTGAACAAGGGCACTTCCTTCAAATCAGCTGCCTTGACACCTTTAAGATGTGTCAATCCAGTTATTCCATCTCCTCTAGGGCAAGGAACAAGTAGCACAGGGACTCTGAGCAATGACTCATCTGCTTCTGTGGTGCCCATTGCTGGCAGTGTAGCCAAATCCCCCCAAACATTAGTCCCAGTTAAATCACTCACTCCAATCCCTTTCCAGAGTAATACTAATGTCCCTTCAATTGTGACTGCTGTCCAAGGTGACCCACAGACCTctccttttaaaaatgtatccaGGTCTACTCAAAAGAGCCCTCAAGTATGCGGTCTTGTGCCAGACCCGCCTACTTTCCAGAAGGTCTTTGTGGTCACACCCACAGCAAACCTCTCTGTATCAGCGTCAAGCATCACCACTGCTTCCTCTCCACCAACGTCTACAGCTTCAAGGGTCATGTTTATGAGTCAGTCCGCTTCTGCTTGCTCTACAGTTACCATTCTGAAGGGGACCATGGCGTCTGAGTCTAGCATGACTGCCACAATTACTTCTGAAGCCAGGGAGACCAGACCCAACCTTGGCCAAGTGACTGGCAGCACCACTCTCACCAAAGTCCCAGATATCAACACCATGGGATTAACAGCTACTATACTGGATAAGGCTGCAGTCAGAAATAAGAAGATAGTGCCACCACCTGAAGCTGCCGTAAAAGTTGCATCTGTGACGGTCTCTAATGCACCTGACGCTTCAAGTGGATTCGTTTTTGTCCAAAACAGCAAACCTACTGCAAATAGATGCATGCCACTGAACATCAAAGGCCCTGCCAAAGTAGTGGGATCCACTTATGACAAAACCGTAACATTTTCAACTTATGGTGCTGGTCACATGGCTTCTTCTGCACTCCTTTCAGCTGTACAGCAAAAGAGTTTGTCCCTGACGACTATCGCCTCTACATCAAATGTACCAAATAACAGATTAGAACGTGTAGTTGGCAGCTCAACTCCAAGTGCTGGTCCTACACTGGGAACCATAATAAACAAAGATACTACTATACTAAGAAGTCTGACAGCTGGGACTGCTACATGCCTTGGTACAACACTCTCACCCGTCATTCCTCCAGTCATTACCTCTATGCCAGGCATTTCTCACCCTGTCACTCTGAGCACCACAATAGCAACACGCACTGCTTCCCTAACATCTCGACCAGTTATGACTTCTATGGTCAGTCCTCCTGTGAATtccaacactgccaccactACAATGCAGGAAAAATTTGTGATAAGTACCACTACTCCTCTCGCTCCTGGAACCCAACTGCTGATCAACAACACGCGGTTCGTGGTACCCGCTCAAGGCCTTGGACCTGGCAGTCATGTTCTCCTCGTATCAAGCCCTGCCCTGCGCCAAGCGGGTGGTCAAGGAACCAGTCCTGTGCTTCCCGTCCACAGAAGTCCAGGTGGTCCAGCACCTCCTGTTGCATCAGGCGTTCCAGGAACATTAACGGTAGAACATGGTGGACAAACCACAGGACAGCACACATCCATTGGACTGCAAGCACCTACCCATACCCTCCCACAACCACCAGTCAGCACAACAAAGATTGGACCGCCTGGCCACGTTCACAAATCTTTAACTGCAGTCAGAGCTCCACTGGTCTCTACTGATTCTACTGCCCTTGCACGAGTGACTCAGTTAGGGACTGTCCTGCCGTCTGGACAGCAAAACCCTACCAGTATTCTAAGACTTCCTTCCATTTTAGCTCCTGAAGGGAATATTACACATGGTGGTGTGAGCTGCCCCCCCAAAATTATTACTGTAACTTCTCAGTCACAAAGAGGCTCATCCAGCATGGCCACACAAGCTCACATACAAACGGGATTTGTGACCACACCACCAAAACCTCAGCTACCATCAATCGTACCACCAGTGAATCCTGTGAATCCCCGGACATCCCCAGTGGTCTCAATGCCACCCATGAGTAGTACAGTATCAAGGTTGCAGACACTTCCTGTGGCAACAGTTCCACCAATTGGGGGCACCGTCAACAGTAGTTTGACCACTGCTGTTGCACCAGTGCCTCTGTCTGTTAACACTGTTATAATGGCACCATGTCAGTCAGTTAGGGCTGTGCAACCTGGGAATATCAGAATGCCAGTTGTCATGACCAGTCCATCACAGGTGCACAGCAAGGGTGTGGTACATGTCCCAGGTGCACAATCCACCCACACCTCAAGTAAACTGTTGTTGAGTCCTGATGGCGCGATTCTAAATGTACTCCGAAGCTCAACCTTACAATCTTTACCAGTGGTGGCAAACTCGGTTACCGCACAGTTGGTGGTTCCCACCTCTGATAGTGTTACTGGACCTGTTCTGAACACACTTGATTCCCAGAGGATAATTACATCAGATAGAAATGCAGAGGAACCTAATAACTAA